In Leuconostocaceae bacterium ESL0723, the following proteins share a genomic window:
- a CDS encoding PhzF family phenazine biosynthesis protein, which translates to MQYYVVDAFTDQLFHGNPAGVCLVDTWPSDELMLNIAKENRFSETAFAIKNDDSHYQLRWFTPGGEIDLCGHATLAAAFIIFRQDPPQDTDTLGFATQSGELRVTQKGDLYEMAFLSYDLKPVPVTDEMTAAFGAQPVEAYLGRDLLAVFDDPKTVRQMEPDQEKMAGLEGLLQNVTAPGDEDFDAVSRSFAPKLAVDEDPVCGSGHCHIVPYWAKRLGKNDIKAFQASDRTGVLYCEYDGDTTKLAGQAVLYAEGEIKI; encoded by the coding sequence ATGCAATATTACGTAGTTGATGCTTTTACCGACCAGCTTTTTCACGGTAATCCAGCCGGGGTCTGTCTGGTAGACACCTGGCCTAGTGACGAACTGATGTTAAACATTGCCAAGGAAAACCGCTTTTCCGAAACAGCCTTTGCCATTAAGAATGATGATAGTCATTACCAGTTGCGCTGGTTTACCCCCGGGGGCGAAATCGACCTCTGTGGCCATGCAACCTTGGCGGCCGCCTTTATTATTTTTCGGCAGGATCCGCCTCAAGACACTGACACTCTTGGTTTTGCCACCCAAAGTGGTGAGCTCCGAGTGACCCAAAAGGGTGATTTGTACGAAATGGCCTTTCTGTCCTATGACCTTAAACCGGTACCAGTTACTGATGAAATGACCGCTGCTTTTGGTGCTCAGCCAGTTGAGGCCTATCTCGGGCGGGACTTACTGGCAGTCTTTGATGACCCCAAAACAGTGCGTCAGATGGAACCCGACCAGGAGAAAATGGCTGGATTGGAAGGCTTATTGCAAAACGTCACTGCTCCTGGGGATGAGGATTTTGATGCCGTTTCACGTTCCTTTGCCCCCAAGCTGGCGGTTGATGAAGACCCGGTCTGTGGCAGTGGTCACTGCCACATTGTTCCTTACTGGGCTAAGCGCCTGGGTAAAAACGACATCAAGGCCTTTCAGGCATCGGATCGAACTGGTGTGCTTTATTGTGAGTACGACGGTGATACTACCAAGCTCGCCGGCCAGGCGGTCCTTTATGCCGAAGGTGAAATCAAAATTTAA
- a CDS encoding FRG domain-containing protein — MFDKFIFNRFEYASLQKKFNSTKLFNQTKIIIPIRAVFPFDNSVEDDFYHYAEHYRIRPLECEKCDGDVDNPYYLYTEQVIREINNGIKDRANTLDWSLFYLYKELIQRFILQENDESGRLPRSFNYYRGQENNWILKPGIFRVPGTRFINEFENLYKSLAEDYPEKIKYFSYFENKEKRATALGVLQHYGFKTSLVDITENPFVAMLFMLDNKKRYVIGKKNSADNSDLEISVFGSKTLDMFAIDEDKDATCNIFTKVFHTEINKRIAAQKGSFFFYDKLFDLKKRNIEKIPRITIELKYDYEYSKSVIEDRISERERDLVKLKAAILPYQKSAERTKKSILQTAEAKEALEKRISEDSNIENSDLGKKDPRIRSLAKERKKLISKSADLIDKSKELIRESQGEFARNQDLIENLEHLIQQEIKNLEKFLEQIHDGGAVTSRIMDEIEFQLSSKLGEYHYYRKDLFPDFVDRLAYIQQDYVD; from the coding sequence ATGTTCGACAAGTTTATTTTCAACCGATTTGAATATGCCAGTCTTCAGAAAAAATTTAATTCCACGAAATTGTTTAATCAAACTAAAATTATTATTCCAATTCGTGCTGTTTTTCCGTTTGACAACTCAGTTGAGGACGATTTTTATCATTATGCTGAACACTATCGCATACGGCCACTCGAATGTGAGAAGTGTGATGGCGATGTTGACAATCCGTATTACTTATACACCGAACAGGTGATTCGCGAAATAAATAATGGTATAAAAGACCGGGCTAATACGCTTGATTGGAGTCTTTTTTATTTATACAAAGAGTTGATTCAACGTTTTATCCTTCAAGAAAATGATGAATCGGGACGATTACCCAGAAGTTTTAATTATTATAGGGGCCAGGAGAATAATTGGATTCTAAAACCGGGCATTTTCAGAGTTCCAGGCACACGATTTATCAATGAATTTGAGAATCTTTATAAATCTTTAGCTGAGGATTATCCGGAAAAGATTAAGTACTTTTCTTATTTTGAAAACAAAGAGAAAAGGGCTACAGCATTAGGGGTTTTACAACATTACGGTTTCAAAACGAGTTTGGTTGATATTACGGAAAATCCTTTCGTGGCAATGCTCTTTATGCTAGACAATAAAAAAAGATACGTCATCGGTAAAAAAAATTCTGCTGACAACAGTGACTTGGAAATTAGTGTGTTCGGATCCAAGACTCTGGACATGTTTGCTATAGACGAAGATAAAGACGCTACATGCAATATATTTACTAAAGTTTTTCATACTGAAATAAATAAGCGCATTGCCGCTCAAAAAGGATCTTTTTTCTTTTACGATAAATTATTTGATTTGAAAAAAAGAAATATAGAGAAGATTCCGAGAATAACTATCGAACTGAAGTATGATTATGAATATTCGAAATCAGTAATAGAGGACAGAATTAGTGAGCGAGAGAGAGATCTCGTTAAATTAAAGGCAGCGATTCTACCATATCAAAAATCAGCAGAAAGGACTAAAAAGTCAATTTTACAAACGGCGGAAGCTAAAGAAGCCTTGGAAAAAAGAATATCTGAAGATAGTAACATTGAAAATTCGGATTTGGGTAAAAAAGACCCGAGAATTCGTTCGTTGGCAAAGGAGCGAAAAAAATTAATTTCAAAAAGTGCTGATTTGATTGATAAAAGTAAGGAATTAATTCGTGAAAGTCAGGGAGAATTTGCTAGAAATCAAGATCTAATCGAAAATTTGGAACATTTGATTCAGCAGGAAATCAAAAACCTAGAGAAATTTTTAGAACAGATTCATGATGGGGGAGCAGTTACTTCTCGCATCATGGACGAAATTGAATTTCAATTATCATCAAAATTAGGTGAGTATCATTATTATCGCAAAGATTTGTTTCCAGATTTTGTTGACAGGTTGGCATACATTCAGCAGGATTATGTGGATTGA
- the metF gene encoding methylenetetrahydrofolate reductase [NAD(P)H], translated as MTLSALFKQKTVFSLEVFPPKTPQGTDKLIGSLSGIQSIRPDFISITQSASRSNQGQSTLTLASRIQDELDIPAVAHIPSLYRSKDEVKAYLDQLKQLGIENILALRGDPAQAEEPVGDFRYASDLVAYIQEHGDFDIAGAAYPQKHPEAESVVADTLHLKEKVNNGASHLITQMIFDNQDYWDFEERLALAGIDVPVEVGIMPCTNQRQIKRITELSGIKLPRKFLAIMDRYADNPVAMRDAGIAYAVDQIVDLVANGVSGIHLYMMNNAENAQRIWEATHSLFEAEAAHLVSSPA; from the coding sequence ATGACCCTGTCAGCGCTCTTTAAACAAAAAACCGTCTTTTCATTAGAAGTCTTTCCACCAAAGACTCCCCAAGGAACCGATAAGTTAATCGGTTCCTTGTCGGGTATTCAAAGTATCCGGCCCGACTTTATTTCCATTACCCAGTCGGCCAGCCGGTCTAACCAGGGACAAAGTACCCTGACCCTGGCCAGCAGGATTCAAGACGAACTTGATATTCCGGCGGTCGCCCATATCCCCAGCCTGTACCGGTCCAAGGACGAGGTGAAAGCCTACCTTGACCAGCTCAAGCAGCTGGGCATTGAAAATATCTTGGCCCTGCGCGGTGATCCCGCCCAAGCTGAAGAACCAGTTGGGGATTTCCGCTATGCCTCGGACCTAGTGGCCTATATTCAGGAACACGGCGACTTTGACATCGCCGGGGCGGCCTATCCCCAAAAGCATCCGGAAGCGGAAAGCGTGGTGGCCGACACCTTGCACCTCAAAGAAAAGGTCAACAACGGTGCCAGCCACCTGATTACCCAGATGATTTTTGATAACCAGGATTACTGGGACTTTGAAGAACGGCTGGCCCTAGCTGGCATCGATGTACCCGTCGAGGTCGGCATCATGCCCTGCACCAACCAGCGCCAAATCAAGCGCATCACTGAACTGTCGGGTATCAAGCTGCCGCGCAAGTTCCTGGCCATCATGGACCGCTACGCCGATAACCCAGTGGCCATGCGTGACGCTGGCATTGCTTATGCCGTTGACCAAATCGTTGACCTGGTGGCCAACGGGGTTAGCGGGATTCATCTTTATATGATGAACAACGCCGAAAATGCCCAGCGCATTTGGGAAGCGACCCACTCCCTCTTTGAAGCCGAAGCGGCACATCTGGTTAGTTCCCCGGCATAA
- a CDS encoding cation:dicarboxylase symporter family transporter, producing MNSNLTTTLIVLVAALILLGIALLQRRKVSFNKLVVLGLVAGLIFGVVTQAVWGTTSKVAVNAIDWISIVGNGYLALLQTLIIPLILISLISAFTKLDASKNFAKITGNVLTVLLGTTAVAALIGVLSVITFHLQGANFVNGKATKDSLAFLQQHQDTLGQLTLPQKIVSFLPKNIFADLAGTRATSTIAVVIFSFLVGIAYLWLRRSEPGIAQSFAKGVNVLDALLAKLVRLIIQLTPYGIFALLTKTVATNSAKTIASLGIFIIAVYVALALVLVVHTLILLANKVNPITYYKKVWPVLIFAFTSRSSAGSLPLNVDIQKNRLGINQGIADFAASFGLSIGQNGCAGVYPAMVAAVTAPLAGVNITSWQFILTLVVIVTVSSFGVAGSGGGATFSALIVLGTLNLPLSVMAIVLAIDPIIDMGRTLVNVNDSILAGLLTAKHNDLLDTDTLNSTGEGVGQRA from the coding sequence ATGAATAGTAATCTCACCACCACCCTAATCGTCCTGGTGGCCGCCCTCATTTTGCTGGGCATTGCCCTACTGCAGCGCCGCAAGGTCAGCTTTAACAAGTTGGTTGTGCTGGGCCTGGTCGCTGGACTGATTTTTGGAGTAGTCACCCAGGCCGTCTGGGGCACAACCAGCAAGGTCGCCGTGAATGCCATTGACTGGATTTCCATCGTTGGTAACGGCTACCTGGCCCTGCTGCAAACCCTGATTATTCCGCTGATTTTAATCTCGCTGATTAGCGCCTTTACCAAGTTAGATGCCAGCAAGAACTTTGCCAAAATTACCGGGAACGTACTGACGGTTCTCCTGGGCACGACCGCCGTGGCGGCCCTCATCGGTGTCCTGTCAGTGATTACCTTCCACTTGCAAGGTGCCAACTTTGTGAACGGTAAGGCTACCAAGGACAGCCTGGCCTTCTTGCAGCAGCACCAAGATACCCTGGGTCAGCTCACGCTGCCGCAAAAGATTGTCAGCTTCTTACCTAAGAATATCTTCGCCGACCTGGCCGGTACCCGGGCAACTAGTACGATTGCCGTGGTGATTTTCTCCTTCCTGGTTGGAATTGCCTACCTCTGGCTGCGCCGGTCTGAACCCGGCATTGCCCAGTCCTTTGCCAAGGGGGTCAATGTCTTGGATGCCCTACTGGCCAAGCTGGTTCGGCTGATTATTCAGCTGACCCCTTACGGTATCTTCGCCCTGCTGACCAAGACCGTGGCCACTAACAGTGCTAAAACGATTGCCAGTCTCGGCATCTTTATCATCGCCGTTTACGTAGCCCTGGCCCTCGTGCTGGTGGTCCATACCCTGATTTTGCTGGCCAACAAGGTTAATCCGATTACCTATTATAAGAAGGTTTGGCCAGTATTAATCTTCGCCTTCACTTCGCGGAGCAGTGCCGGCTCACTACCATTAAACGTTGATATCCAGAAAAACCGGCTGGGTATTAACCAGGGAATTGCCGACTTCGCAGCCAGCTTTGGCCTGAGCATTGGTCAAAACGGCTGCGCCGGGGTTTACCCCGCCATGGTAGCGGCCGTAACCGCACCCCTGGCCGGCGTGAACATCACTTCCTGGCAGTTCATCCTGACCCTGGTTGTGATTGTGACGGTTTCATCCTTTGGGGTGGCCGGTTCCGGTGGTGGCGCCACCTTCTCTGCCCTGATTGTGCTAGGAACTTTGAACCTGCCTCTGAGCGTAATGGCGATTGTCCTGGCCATCGACCCAATCATTGACATGGGCCGGACCCTGGTCAACGTTAATGATAGTATCTTGGCCGGTCTGCTGACCGCCAAGCATAACGACCTGCTCGACACCGATACGCTGAATAGTACCGGTGAAGGGGTTGGACAGCGAGCCTAA
- a CDS encoding DUF1516 family protein gives MYLWLHIILAVALIVLLVLDLRKTNGSLPIAMTIRGIYVVMIIDGIILLGKAWHRSPVLASAKVLFSLAVIGFIEVLMAKRARNQVTKSDFYRIAVELVLLIILGLFTAGFRPWIHLF, from the coding sequence ATGTACTTATGGCTTCACATTATTTTAGCGGTAGCCCTGATCGTACTGCTGGTCCTCGACCTGCGTAAGACCAACGGTTCCCTACCAATCGCGATGACTATTCGCGGAATTTACGTCGTCATGATTATTGATGGGATTATCCTGCTAGGTAAGGCCTGGCATCGCAGTCCAGTCCTGGCTTCAGCCAAGGTTCTGTTTTCATTGGCGGTCATCGGCTTTATTGAAGTGCTGATGGCTAAGCGGGCCCGTAACCAGGTGACCAAGTCTGACTTTTACCGGATTGCCGTGGAACTGGTCCTGCTGATTATCTTGGGACTCTTCACCGCCGGCTTCCGGCCTTGGATTCATTTGTTTTAA
- a CDS encoding ImmA/IrrE family metallo-endopeptidase: MSYKIGEVYSRGFLDKYFHDDSIYNLKHWIKQYEVDIYKFVEFANLRIQISEEGFNKSGEYNSSTKTITVNQNEPVFRERFTIAHELGHALLQHKGDSSGISNRLLSPYGQETQEIVKKIFNDRNEVDANNFAAEILMPKKVVDDALHSIAKQKNWDVNNVDWRQSDELVMGTAMLMNVSAQSMRFRLQNIGY; this comes from the coding sequence ATGTCTTATAAAATTGGAGAAGTGTATTCTAGGGGATTTTTGGATAAGTACTTTCATGATGACAGCATTTACAACTTAAAGCATTGGATAAAGCAATATGAAGTTGACATCTATAAATTTGTAGAATTTGCTAATCTTCGAATCCAGATTTCCGAGGAGGGTTTCAACAAGTCCGGGGAATATAATTCGAGTACTAAAACTATAACGGTTAATCAAAATGAGCCGGTGTTCAGAGAACGGTTTACGATTGCACACGAATTGGGACACGCGTTACTGCAGCACAAAGGCGATAGCAGTGGAATAAGTAATAGGTTACTAAGTCCGTACGGGCAGGAAACTCAGGAAATCGTTAAAAAAATTTTTAATGATAGAAATGAAGTTGATGCTAATAATTTTGCTGCCGAGATTTTGATGCCTAAAAAAGTTGTGGACGACGCACTTCATTCAATTGCAAAACAGAAGAATTGGGACGTTAATAATGTGGATTGGAGACAGTCTGATGAACTTGTAATGGGTACTGCAATGTTGATGAACGTCTCGGCTCAATCGATGCGCTTCAGATTACAAAACATAGGGTATTAG
- a CDS encoding acetoin reductase, with the protein MARKVAIITGAGQGIGAAIAKRLADEDYDVAVADIDPKTAKAVTDEINAKHPDQARAYVLDVADRDQVFELVDQAVKDFGHLDVFVNNAGIAYIDSIVDSDPETVSRLFDINIKGTFWGIQAAATQFKKQGDGGKIINASSLAGVQGSALQGAYSASKFAIRGLGQSAAKELAPDNITVNAYDPGIVLTPLRDYVDGRTAEIKGTTPEKQRQSVVDEIALGRAATSEDVADVVSFFVSDNANYVTGQSILVDGGMSYH; encoded by the coding sequence ATGGCTAGAAAAGTAGCAATTATTACCGGTGCCGGTCAGGGAATCGGCGCCGCCATCGCCAAGCGCCTCGCTGATGAGGATTACGATGTCGCGGTTGCGGACATTGACCCTAAAACTGCCAAGGCAGTCACCGACGAAATCAACGCAAAGCACCCCGACCAGGCCCGGGCTTATGTCTTAGATGTTGCCGACCGCGACCAGGTCTTTGAACTCGTCGACCAGGCTGTCAAAGACTTTGGTCACCTTGATGTCTTTGTGAACAACGCCGGTATCGCCTATATCGACAGCATTGTTGACAGCGACCCCGAAACCGTTTCCCGCCTCTTTGATATCAACATCAAGGGCACCTTCTGGGGCATCCAGGCTGCAGCCACCCAATTTAAAAAACAGGGCGACGGCGGCAAGATTATCAATGCCTCTTCCCTGGCCGGTGTCCAGGGTTCAGCCCTCCAAGGCGCTTACTCAGCCTCGAAGTTTGCCATCCGCGGCTTGGGCCAGTCAGCCGCTAAGGAACTGGCACCGGATAATATCACCGTCAACGCCTACGATCCCGGCATCGTTTTGACCCCACTGCGGGACTACGTTGACGGCCGGACCGCTGAAATTAAGGGCACGACCCCGGAAAAGCAGCGCCAGAGCGTGGTTGACGAAATCGCCCTAGGCCGGGCTGCTACTTCAGAAGACGTGGCCGACGTGGTTTCCTTCTTTGTTTCCGATAATGCCAACTATGTGACCGGCCAGTCCATTCTGGTTGACGGCGGCATGAGCTACCACTAA
- a CDS encoding S-ribosylhomocysteine lyase: MAEVESFALDHTKVKAPYVRLIAQEEGPKGDVISNFDLRLVQPNQNAIPTAGLHTIEHLLAGLLRDRLDGVIDCSPFGCRTGFHLIVWGAPGTEKVAQALASSLTEIRDQTKWEDVPGTDKYSCGNFKDHSLTSAKQWSAEILEQGISSDPDVRKVVSAEPAY, translated from the coding sequence ATGGCTGAAGTAGAAAGTTTTGCACTCGATCACACTAAGGTAAAGGCCCCCTACGTGCGCCTAATTGCCCAGGAAGAAGGCCCAAAGGGCGATGTCATTTCCAACTTTGACCTCCGCCTGGTTCAGCCCAACCAAAACGCCATCCCAACGGCGGGGCTGCACACGATTGAGCACCTGCTGGCCGGCCTCCTCCGTGACCGTTTAGACGGCGTGATTGACTGCTCGCCATTTGGCTGCCGGACCGGCTTTCACCTAATTGTCTGGGGTGCCCCTGGCACCGAAAAGGTTGCTCAGGCCTTGGCCAGCTCACTGACTGAAATCCGCGATCAGACCAAGTGGGAAGACGTCCCCGGCACTGACAAGTACAGCTGCGGTAACTTTAAGGACCACTCGCTGACTTCGGCCAAGCAGTGGTCAGCTGAAATCCTCGAACAGGGTATCAGTTCTGATCCGGACGTGCGCAAGGTCGTCTCTGCTGAACCAGCTTACTAA
- a CDS encoding oxidoreductase, with protein sequence MAKTWLITGTSTGFGNYLARHLAQQDDVNLVATARHTEALDYLDQYDHGQILKLALDVTNEDQIKDVVAKTVDKFGTIDVLDNNAGLGYFSTFEEADDHDARYMFDVNVWGLIHMTQAVLPVMRKQKSGLVISLSSVAGLVGVPSLSMYNGTKFAVEGMMEAMAQEVAEDGIKVMLVEPSAFRTDWSGRSSNKKETAFPDDYKLFVKTLQATEAGEGKEPGDPKKAAEIIYDQVENHYDELPTHLPLGAAAAEGGEQQFTSLAADMKKYSDLAKSADFPN encoded by the coding sequence ATGGCTAAGACATGGTTAATCACTGGTACGTCAACTGGTTTTGGTAATTATTTAGCACGCCACCTCGCACAGCAAGATGACGTGAACTTGGTAGCAACAGCCCGCCACACCGAGGCCTTGGACTACCTGGACCAATATGATCATGGTCAGATTTTGAAGCTGGCCTTGGATGTCACTAACGAGGACCAAATTAAGGACGTCGTCGCTAAGACGGTTGATAAGTTTGGCACCATTGATGTCCTGGACAACAACGCTGGTTTGGGTTACTTCTCAACCTTTGAAGAAGCCGATGACCACGACGCCCGCTACATGTTTGACGTTAACGTCTGGGGTCTGATTCACATGACCCAGGCCGTTCTGCCCGTCATGCGTAAGCAAAAGAGTGGCCTAGTTATCAGCCTTTCTTCAGTTGCCGGCCTGGTCGGTGTCCCAAGCTTGAGCATGTACAACGGTACTAAGTTTGCCGTCGAAGGTATGATGGAAGCCATGGCCCAGGAAGTTGCCGAAGATGGCATCAAGGTTATGCTGGTTGAGCCAAGTGCCTTCCGGACTGACTGGTCTGGTCGTTCTTCTAACAAGAAGGAAACGGCCTTCCCTGATGACTACAAGCTCTTCGTTAAGACCCTACAAGCTACTGAAGCTGGTGAGGGTAAGGAGCCTGGTGATCCTAAGAAGGCTGCTGAAATCATCTACGACCAGGTTGAGAACCACTACGACGAATTGCCAACCCACCTGCCATTGGGTGCCGCAGCTGCCGAAGGTGGCGAGCAACAGTTCACTAGCCTAGCAGCTGACATGAAGAAGTACAGCGACTTGGCTAAGTCAGCTGACTTCCCTAACTAA
- a CDS encoding KUP/HAK/KT family potassium transporter → MTTSRKSKLKYAGFLIALGIVYGDIGTSPLYTMNAIIAGNIHTDNLKNLVIGAVSLVFWTLMLITTVKYVLIALQADNHGEGGIFSLYSKVRNSKMKWLILPAMIGGSALLADGALTPAVTVTSAVEGLEGQHFGWVAFPSGIDFVVPVVLVILLAVFAFQRQGTTKIGKMFGPLMLLWFTFIGFFGLLQVFHYPEILKAISPVYAIQTLFSPDNELGIFILGNIFLATTGAEALYSDMGHVGKKNIYLSWPFVYTALMLNYMGQGAWAIMNNARGTNLNLFFDILPNQWRLVGVILSTVAAVIASQALITGAFTLVSEAISLKIMPRLRITYPNEFRGQMYISFVNWLLFLAGVIVVLFFQTSANMESAYGLAITITMLMTTILLFEFIRSKVGLFLAALFATVFGSIETLFLIASLGKFIHGGYFTLLLMLMILSVMVFWYYGNKRREALSFNNDYLSLKKYRKQLMQLSQDSSVFMMATNLVYIVNVHDDYQIKKSVIYSLLGARPKRAKVYWFVTIKESIDPYEKSYSVDLMGSQNMVRVVLNLGFKVDPQVEYFVYQIAKNLVKQGALEPQKIRYGLDKNRSIGDFKYVLTNNYYTDLKTVSTISSWDRLLIGGRIWLQSHSVHLRYFYRLRLSDTIEEIVPLFIEHKKAPKLRQLFIKNEVPLPPKPAKPEQREERSHRDEQDKRKGHGHHDDRRDEKHD, encoded by the coding sequence ATGACTACTTCACGGAAGTCAAAGCTCAAGTATGCAGGATTTCTAATTGCCTTAGGCATTGTCTACGGTGACATCGGAACATCACCACTGTATACGATGAACGCCATCATTGCCGGTAATATTCATACCGACAACCTGAAAAACCTGGTCATTGGTGCGGTTTCGCTGGTCTTTTGGACCCTGATGCTAATCACCACGGTTAAGTACGTTTTGATTGCCCTGCAAGCCGATAACCACGGTGAAGGTGGAATCTTCTCACTCTACAGCAAGGTCCGCAATAGTAAGATGAAATGGCTGATCCTACCGGCCATGATTGGTGGCTCGGCCCTGCTGGCCGACGGTGCCCTGACACCAGCTGTGACGGTCACTTCAGCCGTTGAAGGACTGGAAGGGCAGCACTTTGGTTGGGTGGCCTTCCCGTCGGGGATTGATTTTGTGGTGCCGGTGGTCCTCGTCATTTTGCTAGCCGTCTTTGCCTTCCAACGGCAGGGGACTACGAAAATCGGTAAGATGTTCGGCCCGCTGATGCTGCTCTGGTTTACCTTTATCGGCTTCTTTGGCTTGTTGCAGGTTTTCCATTATCCCGAAATTTTAAAGGCCATTTCGCCGGTTTATGCCATTCAAACGTTATTTAGTCCAGATAACGAGCTTGGCATCTTTATTTTGGGTAATATATTCCTAGCGACGACCGGTGCCGAAGCGCTGTATTCAGACATGGGGCACGTCGGGAAGAAGAACATTTACCTGAGCTGGCCCTTTGTCTACACGGCCCTGATGCTCAACTACATGGGCCAGGGGGCCTGGGCGATTATGAACAACGCCCGTGGTACCAACCTGAACCTTTTCTTCGACATCTTGCCTAATCAGTGGCGTCTGGTTGGGGTCATTTTGAGTACGGTTGCGGCCGTGATTGCCTCCCAGGCTTTGATTACCGGGGCCTTCACCCTGGTTTCAGAGGCCATTTCTTTGAAAATCATGCCACGGCTGCGGATTACCTATCCTAACGAATTCCGGGGTCAGATGTACATTTCCTTTGTGAACTGGCTCCTGTTCCTGGCCGGCGTGATTGTGGTGCTCTTTTTCCAGACCTCCGCCAACATGGAATCTGCTTATGGTTTGGCCATTACGATTACTATGCTGATGACCACCATCTTGCTCTTTGAGTTTATCCGGTCCAAGGTCGGCCTCTTCCTGGCGGCCCTCTTCGCTACCGTTTTTGGCTCCATCGAGACCCTCTTCCTGATTGCCAGCCTGGGCAAGTTCATCCATGGTGGATACTTCACTCTGCTGTTGATGCTGATGATTCTGTCAGTCATGGTCTTCTGGTACTACGGTAATAAGCGGCGTGAAGCCCTGTCCTTTAACAACGATTACCTGTCCCTGAAGAAGTACCGTAAGCAGCTCATGCAGCTGTCCCAGGATTCCAGCGTCTTCATGATGGCTACCAACCTGGTTTATATCGTTAATGTCCATGACGACTATCAGATTAAAAAGTCGGTGATTTATTCACTGCTGGGTGCCCGGCCAAAGCGGGCCAAGGTTTACTGGTTTGTCACCATTAAGGAATCGATTGACCCTTATGAGAAATCGTATTCAGTTGACCTGATGGGCAGTCAGAACATGGTCCGCGTGGTCTTAAACCTTGGCTTCAAGGTTGATCCACAGGTTGAGTACTTTGTTTATCAGATTGCTAAGAACTTGGTTAAACAAGGTGCCCTGGAGCCTCAAAAGATTCGCTACGGCCTGGATAAGAACCGGAGCATCGGTGACTTTAAGTACGTTTTGACCAATAACTACTACACCGATTTGAAGACGGTTTCAACGATTTCATCTTGGGACCGGCTCCTGATTGGTGGTCGGATTTGGTTGCAGTCGCACTCAGTCCACCTGCGTTATTTCTACCGGCTCCGTCTTTCGGACACCATCGAAGAAATTGTGCCACTCTTTATTGAGCACAAGAAGGCGCCTAAGTTGCGTCAGCTCTTTATTAAGAACGAAGTGCCACTTCCGCCAAAGCCAGCTAAACCTGAACAACGTGAAGAACGTAGTCATCGCGATGAACAGGATAAGCGTAAGGGCCACGGCCACCACGACGACCGTCGTGATGAAAAACATGATTAA
- a CDS encoding MetQ/NlpA family ABC transporter substrate-binding protein, with the protein MSKKSKITVSIVAVVIIIIGLATWFFNRPSQNQDTVTLGTIGSDAKIWQYIAKQPETKKDGIDLKVKSFTDGVALNQATAEGTVDVNAFQSYAYLVAYNQKNKNAKLDVLGTTYLEPMGIYSDKYHKLSEIPDGSTIAIANNPANTSRGLQLLAKAGLITLKPDFGSLSGPSDIKDNPHNFKFEEIDDTTGPRVIKDNSIAAVLIGNTIALEGKLNVLKDSLYHEQVDQSTKDNVNVIVTAADSKHKDKYAKLVKLYHSKDVQDYIKKEFGGTKVEVDKPVSYLTQSN; encoded by the coding sequence ATGAGTAAAAAATCAAAAATTACGGTCTCAATCGTCGCCGTGGTGATCATTATCATTGGCCTGGCCACCTGGTTCTTCAACCGGCCCAGCCAAAACCAGGATACGGTTACCCTAGGCACGATCGGCTCCGATGCTAAAATCTGGCAGTACATTGCCAAGCAACCTGAAACTAAAAAAGACGGGATTGATCTGAAGGTCAAGTCCTTCACCGATGGCGTGGCCTTAAACCAGGCGACCGCCGAAGGGACCGTCGATGTCAACGCCTTCCAGTCCTATGCCTACCTGGTGGCCTACAACCAGAAAAACAAGAATGCCAAATTGGACGTCTTGGGCACGACTTACTTAGAACCGATGGGTATTTATTCCGACAAGTACCACAAGCTCAGTGAAATTCCGGATGGCTCAACGATTGCCATCGCTAATAACCCGGCCAACACCTCTCGGGGACTCCAGCTGCTAGCCAAGGCCGGTTTGATTACCTTAAAGCCTGACTTTGGCAGCCTCTCTGGTCCCAGTGATATCAAGGACAACCCTCACAACTTCAAGTTTGAAGAAATTGACGATACGACCGGCCCCCGGGTTATCAAGGATAACAGCATCGCCGCCGTCCTTATTGGGAACACGATTGCCCTGGAAGGTAAGCTGAACGTCTTGAAGGACTCGCTTTACCATGAACAGGTCGACCAGTCGACTAAGGACAACGTCAACGTGATTGTCACTGCGGCTGACAGCAAGCACAAGGACAAGTATGCTAAGCTGGTGAAGTTGTACCACAGTAAGGATGTCCAGGACTACATTAAGAAGGAGTTTGGTGGCACCAAGGTCGAGGTTGATAAGCCCGTCAGCTACCTAACCCAGTCCAACTAA